A DNA window from Ignavibacteriales bacterium contains the following coding sequences:
- a CDS encoding sugar-binding protein produces the protein MKKYLVAIIAIILFLSGCGKKQEEKKLVFAFVPKLLDNPVFQVAWQGAQGAAKDLGNGKIEVQRFAPVKSDAVEQAQIIESLIEKKVDGIAVSVNDADALTESINKAVDAGIPVVCFDSDAPKSKRFAYYGTANFPSGKQMAEHLVKLMGTKGNVAMLMGTPGAPNLEERRQGILEYFKTYPDIKVVATEYCYDDVNKGVSGMEAAIQAHPDLNGWVLPGAWALFTPPPGPFAAKKPGDLFVVSIDALPEQLDYVRQGYVQVLMGQKLWGWGYESVRMLKEYKEGKTPAQPVIDSGLDIITKENVEEYTMKWKTGKF, from the coding sequence ATGAAAAAATATTTAGTTGCAATTATCGCAATCATACTGTTTCTCTCCGGTTGCGGCAAAAAGCAAGAAGAGAAAAAATTAGTATTCGCGTTCGTACCGAAATTATTAGACAACCCTGTTTTTCAGGTTGCATGGCAGGGTGCGCAAGGTGCGGCAAAAGATTTAGGTAACGGGAAAATAGAAGTTCAACGTTTCGCACCTGTAAAATCTGATGCGGTTGAACAGGCACAAATTATCGAGAGTTTAATCGAAAAGAAAGTCGACGGCATTGCAGTATCCGTCAACGACGCAGACGCCCTTACTGAATCTATCAACAAAGCTGTTGATGCGGGAATACCTGTTGTCTGTTTCGATTCGGACGCACCGAAGAGCAAACGGTTCGCTTATTACGGAACAGCCAACTTCCCAAGCGGAAAACAAATGGCAGAGCATCTTGTAAAGCTTATGGGAACAAAAGGAAACGTTGCAATGCTGATGGGCACGCCGGGTGCGCCGAATCTTGAAGAACGCCGGCAGGGAATTCTTGAGTACTTCAAAACTTATCCCGATATTAAAGTTGTTGCAACCGAATATTGTTATGACGATGTGAACAAAGGTGTGAGCGGAATGGAAGCGGCAATACAGGCACATCCCGATCTTAATGGCTGGGTTTTGCCGGGCGCATGGGCATTGTTCACTCCGCCTCCCGGACCATTCGCTGCAAAAAAGCCGGGTGATCTGTTTGTTGTTTCCATTGATGCACTTCCAGAACAACTTGATTATGTTCGTCAAGGATATGTGCAAGTTTTAATGGGACAAAAGCTCTGGGGCTGGGGTTATGAAAGCGTTCGGATGCTGAAGGAATACAAAGAAGGTAAAACACCGGCACAACCGGTAATTGATTCCGGGCTCGATATTATTACAAAAGAAAATGTTGAAGAGTATACAATGAAGTGGAAAACCGGAAAATTCTGA
- a CDS encoding substrate-binding domain-containing protein — protein MKKNICIILVLSLLIFSCGKKDDVKSTKTIGVTLLTRAHVFYKDLEEGLKNEAAKNGYELIVTAGDFDLGKQSNQIEDFITRKVDAIIVCPVDSRGVGPAIRKANDAKIPVFTADIASQEGEIVSHIASDNVAGGRLAGEYLAKVLNGKGKVAIIGQPTVTSVLDRTQGFKDAIAKYPDIKIVADLNAEGVRDKAMQITSDVLQAHPDLDGIFGINDDSALGALDAVMQYKRLNVKIVGYDATPPARDAIMKDTPLKADVIQNPKKIGETTIQKIKEFFSGASVPKVVPVEVGIVDKEELQKVTGR, from the coding sequence ATGAAAAAAAATATCTGCATTATATTAGTGTTGAGTCTATTGATCTTTTCATGTGGAAAGAAAGATGATGTCAAATCCACAAAAACCATCGGCGTAACTCTTCTAACTCGCGCGCATGTCTTCTATAAAGATTTGGAAGAAGGTTTGAAGAACGAAGCCGCGAAAAACGGTTACGAGTTGATAGTCACTGCCGGTGATTTCGATCTTGGGAAGCAAAGCAATCAGATCGAGGATTTCATCACGCGGAAAGTTGATGCCATCATAGTCTGTCCGGTAGATTCGCGAGGTGTTGGTCCTGCAATCAGGAAAGCAAATGATGCGAAGATTCCCGTCTTCACCGCCGATATTGCATCGCAAGAAGGTGAAATCGTCAGCCACATTGCTTCGGATAATGTTGCCGGCGGAAGATTGGCAGGAGAATATCTTGCAAAAGTTTTGAATGGCAAAGGAAAAGTTGCGATAATCGGTCAGCCGACTGTAACCTCAGTACTGGATAGAACTCAGGGATTCAAAGACGCCATTGCAAAATATCCCGACATTAAAATTGTTGCCGATTTGAATGCGGAGGGTGTCCGCGATAAAGCAATGCAGATTACATCCGATGTTTTGCAGGCACATCCAGATCTTGATGGAATCTTCGGCATCAACGACGATTCCGCCCTCGGCGCGTTAGATGCAGTGATGCAATACAAACGTCTCAATGTTAAAATTGTCGGATACGATGCAACCCCACCCGCACGTGATGCGATAATGAAAGACACTCCTTTGAAAGCAGATGTTATTCAGAACCCGAAGAAAATCGGAGAAACAACCATCCAGAAAATAAAAGAGTTTTTCTCCGGCGCATCGGTACCGAAAGTCGTGCCTGTTGAGGTTGGCATTGTAGATAAAGAAGAATTACAAAAAGTTACAGGAAGATGA
- a CDS encoding sugar ABC transporter ATP-binding protein: protein MMTPLLQMQNIRKQYPGVLALSDVNFDLRAGEVHCLLGENGAGKSTLMKVLSGAIKKDSGVILIDDKEVDFHSPADSQKAGIGMIYQDFKLVPELTVAENILLGNEPTKGKSPFVDYKKMNKVARASLAQLGEEISPTAIVSSLSVAKRQIVEIAKALSKKVRILAMDEPSAALTDNELRNLFAVIKKLKQEGVGIIYISHRLEEIFEIGDRLTVLRDGKFVHSCNVAESDRRSLVRWMVGRELEQEYPKIELKRGEEILRIENLNTGILKNINLNVYRGEILGLSGLVGAGRSELARIIFGADPKENGSLYLEGKEVYPKSPREAIDLGIGLLTEDRNKYGLIMQMNLRENISLSNLHDVVKGYFINRSKENSVADKFTNDLRIKTPSIEQEVENLSGGNRQKVVLARWLFTKSKLLIFDEPTVGIDVGVKYEIYNLINQLAKDGIGVIVISSDLPELLGISDRVAVMCEGKLTGVLSRSEATQEKIMTLATGGTLELAND from the coding sequence ATTATGACACCTCTCCTCCAAATGCAAAATATCCGCAAGCAGTACCCGGGCGTGTTGGCGTTATCGGATGTGAATTTTGATCTTCGTGCCGGCGAAGTGCATTGTCTTCTCGGTGAAAATGGTGCCGGCAAATCTACGCTGATGAAAGTTCTTTCAGGTGCGATCAAAAAAGATAGCGGTGTAATTTTAATAGATGATAAAGAAGTCGATTTCCACTCTCCGGCAGATTCTCAAAAAGCCGGAATTGGAATGATTTATCAGGATTTTAAATTAGTGCCTGAACTTACTGTAGCTGAAAATATTCTACTCGGTAATGAACCGACCAAAGGAAAATCTCCGTTTGTCGACTACAAGAAGATGAATAAGGTTGCACGTGCATCGCTTGCACAACTTGGAGAGGAGATATCACCAACAGCGATCGTCAGTTCGCTGAGTGTCGCAAAACGACAGATAGTTGAAATCGCAAAAGCGTTATCGAAAAAAGTAAGAATACTTGCAATGGATGAGCCGTCTGCGGCGCTTACTGATAACGAGTTGAGAAATCTGTTTGCTGTCATAAAAAAATTAAAACAGGAAGGTGTTGGAATAATTTATATCTCGCACCGGCTTGAAGAAATTTTCGAAATCGGTGATCGATTGACTGTGTTGCGCGACGGAAAATTCGTTCATAGCTGCAATGTGGCAGAATCGGATCGTAGAAGTTTGGTTAGATGGATGGTGGGACGAGAGCTTGAGCAGGAATATCCAAAGATCGAATTGAAACGTGGAGAGGAAATTCTTCGTATCGAAAATCTCAATACCGGTATTTTAAAAAATATCAATCTGAATGTATACCGCGGAGAAATTTTAGGATTATCCGGACTTGTTGGAGCGGGACGGAGCGAACTTGCCCGGATAATTTTTGGTGCTGATCCAAAAGAAAACGGTTCGTTATATCTGGAAGGAAAAGAAGTTTATCCTAAGTCTCCCCGCGAAGCTATCGATCTTGGGATTGGACTTCTTACAGAAGATCGAAACAAGTATGGCCTTATTATGCAGATGAATTTGAGAGAAAATATTTCTCTTTCAAATCTTCATGATGTTGTGAAAGGATATTTCATAAATCGCTCAAAAGAAAATTCGGTAGCGGATAAATTTACAAATGACCTGAGGATAAAAACCCCGTCAATCGAGCAGGAGGTTGAAAACTTAAGCGGCGGTAACAGGCAAAAAGTTGTCCTCGCCCGATGGCTTTTCACGAAATCGAAATTGCTCATCTTCGATGAGCCGACAGTCGGAATTGATGTCGGTGTGAAATACGAAATCTATAACCTCATCAACCAATTAGCTAAAGATGGAATCGGAGTGATCGTGATTTCTTCCGATTTACCCGAGTTGCTCGGCATAAGTGACCGGGTTGCCGTGATGTGTGAGGGAAAATTAACCGGAGTTTTATCCCGCTCAGAAGCGACACAAGAAAAAATAATGACGCTTGCAACTGGGGGAACTTTGGAGTTAGCAAATGACTGA
- a CDS encoding ribose ABC transporter permease — MTEQLQHSKKIKTIIGEFGITIALPAEIALFSSLSPYFFTADNILNVTLQTSITAIIAAGMTFVILTAGIDLSVGAMVAFSGVIATSFLKLDLPFAISFPLAVLIALSIGIFSGSIAGLFVTRFNITPFIVTLSLMTIWRGASYMYTDGRPIWGFPDEFSFLGSGRVFGIPIPTIIMISVYVIAYTVLKHTKFGRYVYAVGGNKEAARLAGINVNRTLLSVYVISGVLSAISGILLASRMNSGQPNAGLMYEMDVIAAVVVGGTSLFGGRGTIVGTFLGAMLIGILRNGLNLLNVGSYVQMVILGVVILLAVLLDQMRTK, encoded by the coding sequence ATGACTGAGCAATTACAACATTCAAAAAAAATCAAGACCATAATCGGTGAATTCGGAATTACCATTGCACTTCCTGCCGAAATCGCTTTATTCTCTTCACTTTCGCCGTATTTCTTTACCGCTGATAATATTTTAAATGTAACATTACAAACTTCCATCACAGCAATTATCGCGGCGGGAATGACATTTGTTATTCTCACAGCAGGTATTGACTTATCTGTCGGTGCGATGGTTGCTTTCAGCGGTGTGATTGCAACGAGTTTCTTGAAGCTTGATTTACCGTTCGCAATTTCATTTCCTTTAGCAGTACTTATTGCGCTTTCTATTGGAATATTCTCCGGTTCAATAGCAGGATTGTTTGTTACGCGCTTTAATATTACTCCGTTTATTGTCACGCTTTCACTTATGACGATCTGGCGCGGCGCATCTTACATGTATACCGATGGCAGACCTATTTGGGGATTCCCGGATGAATTTAGTTTTCTTGGAAGCGGAAGAGTTTTCGGTATTCCGATTCCCACGATTATAATGATATCCGTTTACGTTATTGCTTACACAGTTTTGAAGCATACGAAGTTCGGAAGATATGTTTACGCAGTCGGCGGCAACAAAGAGGCAGCCCGATTGGCTGGCATAAACGTAAACCGCACGTTGTTATCTGTTTATGTTATCAGTGGAGTTCTCTCAGCGATCAGCGGCATTCTGCTGGCATCACGAATGAATTCCGGCCAGCCGAACGCAGGATTAATGTATGAAATGGATGTTATCGCAGCGGTTGTTGTTGGAGGAACAAGTTTATTCGGAGGTCGTGGTACAATCGTCGGAACATTTTTAGGCGCGATGCTCATCGGCATTCTTAGAAATGGTCTAAATCTTCTCAACGTCGGTTCGTATGTTCAGATGGTGATACTTGGCGTGGTAATTTTACTGGCAGTTCTATTAGATCAAATGAGGACAAAATGA